The genomic segment CTGGTTTTTCGCGTCCAAGTAGTAACCGGCTTCGGTCACGGTGAACGAGATGATGCGGGTGGCTGCCTCAGCGCCTGCTGCGATCAAGGGGGCGAGGTCATCTTGATAAGGAATGACTCTTTGAATGGATTCAATGCGGGTGTAGCTGCGCTCGCCTTGGGGCGTGACAGTTTCTAGCGTGTACGCGCCGCCTTGGACCTGCAGAGCCTCCATGGTGGCCAGCATGTCCGGGCGCAAATTGCCGCCGGTGATGGACCATTCGGTATCGCCACGCTGTCGCAGTTCGTGGATGTAAAGCGCCTGGTGTGCGCGGTGGAACGAGCCCAGTCCGAGGTGAAGAATCGTGGTCATGGTCAGGCGTGAAAAAAATGAATCGGGGGTCGCTTAGAGATCGCTTAGAGATCAAACTGGGTGGGCATCATCACCACGTCGCGGATGGTCATGCCGCGGGGGCGGGTCAGCATGAAGATCACCACGTCAGCGACCTCGGAGGCTTCGAGCAGACTGCCTTTGGCCTTGGCTTCTGCCAGCTTGTCGGCAGGCCAATCGGACAGCAAAGAGGTAATGACCGGCCCCGGCGAAATGGAGCCGACGCGCAATCCGTGTTTGAACACCTGGCGGCGCACCGTCTGCACAAAGCAGTCGATAGCCCACTTGGACGACGCATACACCGGCTCCCAGGGGGTAGGAAAGTGCGCGGCGAGTGAGCTGGTCACGATGATGTCGCCCGAGCCCCGCGCAATCATGTGGGGCAGCACGTTGTGCACGTTCTTCATCACCACATTCACGTTCAAGTTGAGCATGCGGTCGATAGCGTCCGGGTCGTTGTCGACCAGGTCGCCGCCCACATACAGGCCGGCGTTGGCGTGGAACACATCCAGGCGCCCTTCCAGTGCCAGCACTTGGGTGAGCAAGCTGGCGCACTGGTCGCGGTCCAGCAGGTCCAGCACCAGGGGCACCGCTTGGGGGCCCAGGGTGGCGCAGGCTTTGTCCAGCGCGTTGCGGTCACGGTCAATCAGCACCACGCGGGCACCGGCTTGAACCATGGCGTTCGCGCTGGCAAAACCGATACCTGATGCGGCACCGGTGACCGCGGCCACTTGGCCGTGAAGGGGTTGCTGTGGGTGAGGTGTCATGACGGCGGACATCAAAGTGCGCCCGCGGCTACAACACGGCCATTGGCATCAAACAAGTGGGCCGCGTCGGCATCGATCTGCACGCCTACGTCGCCGCCCACATGCAGCTCGGTGCGGGTGTTCAGGCGGGCCACCAGTTGGGCGCCACTCTGGGTGGTCACGTAAATCAGGGTCTCGGCACCCAGCGCTTCAATTAACTCTACCTTGGCTTGTATGGCACCCTCGCCGGCCGGCACCAGCGTGATGCTCTCAGGCCGCAGGCCAATAGAACCGAGCGCAGGCACCTGCACACCGGCCACGGTAGTCACCGAGGGCAGCTTGGCGGCTTCGACCACGTTCATTTGCGGGGTGCCGATGAACTGCGCCACAAACTGGTTGGCCGGGCGGTCGTACAGCTCCAGTGGTGTGCCCACCTGCTCAATGTTGCCGTCGCGCAGCACAACCACGCGGTCGGCCAGGGTCATGGCTTCCACCTGGTCGTGCGTTACGTAAATGGTGGTGGCACCCAGGTCGCGGTGCAGCTTGGCAATCTCGATACGGGTCTGGCCGCGCAGGGCTGCATCGAGGTTGGAGAGCGGCTCGTCAAACAAAAACACCTTGGGTGCCCGCACGATGGCGCGGCCGATGGCCACACGCTGGCGCTGCCCGCCGGACAACTCTTTGGGTGTGCGCTGCAGGTAGTTGGTGAGGTTCAGAATCTTGGCGGCGCGGTCCACCTTGTCTTTGATGATGGCGGGGTCCACATTGGCCAGCTTCAAGGCAAAGCTCATGTTCTCGAACACGCTCATGTGCGGGTAGAGCGCATAGCTCTGGAACACCATGGCCAAGTCGCGCTTGCTAGAGGGCTGGTGCGTGATGTCGCGGCCGTCGAGCTGCAGGCTGCCGCCATCGATGGTTTCCAGGCCGGCAATCAGACGCAAGAGCGTGGACTTGCCGCAGCCGGACGGGCCCACAAACACCACGAATTCGCCTTGCTTGATGGCCAGGTCAATGCCCTTGATGACACGGTGTTCGCCGAACAGCTTTTCAACGCCGCTGAGTTGGAGGTAAGACATGAAAGAGGTCTCCTGATCTTTATTTGTTACTTGACGGCGCCGAAGGTCAGGCCTTGGACCAATTGCTTCTGGCTGAACCAGCCGAAGACCACGATGGGGCCGATGGCCATGAAAGAGGCAGCCGACAACTTGGCCCAGAACAGGCCTTCCGGACTGGAGTAGCTGGCAATCAAGGTGGCCAGCGTGCCGGCCTTGGCAGCGCTCAGGTTGAGCGACCAGAAGGCCTCGTTCCAGCTCAGCACCAGCGTCAGCAAACCGGTAGACGCCAGACCACCCATGGTCAGGGGCAGTAGCACGTAGCGGAACTCGCTCCATAGCGTGGCGCCATCCATGCGGGAGGCTTCCAGAATCTCGTTGGGAATCTCCTTCAGGTAGGAATACAGCATCCACACCATGATGGGCAAGTTGGACAGCGTGAACACAATCACCAGCCCCGTGCGGGTGTCCAACAAGCCACTGGTTTGCGCCATCACATACACCGGCACCAGGGCGCCCACGGCGGGCATCATTTTGGTCGAAAGCATCCACATCAGGATGTCTTTGGTGTACTTGCCCTTGAAGAAGGCCATCGCATACGCCGCAGGAAAAGCCAGCATCAAGCCCAGAATGGTGGAGGCCACACTGGTGATCAGCGAGTTGGTGGCGTAGAGCATGTAGTCGCTGCGCTCCTGCACGATCTGAAAGTTCTCCAAGGTCGGGGTGAACAACACCAGCGGCGGCACCGAGATGGCTTGCAGCTCCGTCTTGAAGGCAGTCAGCACCAGCCAACCCAAGGGGAAAAACAAGAGCAGCGTGACCAACCAGGCCACCACCGTGCGCAGCCAATGCAGCCAGGGGAAAGATTTAGCGTGTGTCATCTGCAACTCACTTATCGAGGTTCTTGCCGACCATGCGGATCAGGAATACGGCGGCGATATTGGCCAGCACCACGGCAAACAAAGCGCCTGCGGAGGCCACACCGGCATCAAAGTTCAACAGCGCCTGCTTGAAGATCAGGAAGGCCACGTTGGTACTTGCGTCGCCCGGGCCACCACCGGTGGTGGTGTAGATCTCAGCAAACACGCTGAGCAAGAAGATCATTTCGATCATCACCACCACTGCCACCGAGCGGGCCATGTGGGGCAAGTAGAGGTAGCGCAGTTGCTGCAGGTAATTGGCGCCGTCCATGCGGGAGGCCTCGAGCTGCTCGCGGTTCATGCTCTGGAGCGAGGTAATAAAAATCAGCGTTGCAAACGGAAGCCATTGCCACGACACGATGATGATCACGCTGAGCAGCGGCAAGTCGGTCAACCAGTCCACCGGCGTGCCGCCGAAGAAGAGCCACACCTGGGCCAGCACCCCGTAAATCGGGTTCATCATCATGTGCTTCCACAGCAAAGCGTTCACCGTGGGCATGACAAAGAAGGGCGAGATCAACAAAATGCGCACCAGGCCGCGGCCGGGGAACGGATCGTCAATCAGCAGCGCAATCAGGCTACCCAACACCACCGTAATCAGGATCACGCTGCCCAGCAGCAGCAAGGTGTTGAGCACCGCCGTGCCGAACGAAGGGTCGGTCACGAAATATTCAAAGTTCTCCAAACCAATGAAGCCGGTCTGGTCGGGCTGCATCAGGTTGTAACGGATGACCGAAAAATAAATGGTCATCACCAGGGGCACGATCATCCACAGAAAGAGGGTGATCACTGCCGGCGCCATGAGTGCGCGGGGGATAAATCGGTTCATGAAGATGTCTCTCAGTGAGAGTGGCCGGTCCACACAGGCGCAGACAGCGGCGGAAAACGCGACATAAAAGGGCGCGCAGGTTCCCCCGCGCGCCTAAAGTCAACCTACCGGAGAGATGCTTACTTGTAGTAGCCAGCCTTCTTCATTTCGCGCTCTGCCGCGACTTGAGAAGCCTTCAGGGCTGCGTCTACCGACTTCTTGCCAGCCAGTGCGGCACTCATTTCCTGACCCACGGTGGCGCCGATGGCCTGGAACTCAGGAATCGCCGCAAACTGCACGCCGACATACGGGCTCTTGGGCAAAGTGCTGTCGTTCGGGTTGGCAGAGTCAATCGCCGCCTTTTCAGCCGCTGCAAACTTGGCTGCCTTCATGAACTCGGCGTTGGCATAGGTGCTCTTGCGGGTACCGGTGGGCACATGGGCCCAGCCATTGGTCTTGGCCACCAGCTCGATGTATTCCTTGGAAGTTGCCCAGGTCACAAACTTGGTAGCAGCGTCCACTTTCTTGGAGCCTGCAGGAATGGCCAGTGCCCATGCCCACAACCAGTTGGCCCCCTTGGGAGTCACTGCAGTCGGTGCTTGCGCAAATGCCACCTTGTCAGCCACTTTGGACTGCTTGGGGTCGGTGATAAAAGACGCCGCAATGGTCGCGTCGATCCACATGCCGCACTTGCCCTCGTTGTACAGCGCCAGAATTTCGTTGAAGCTGTTGGCAGACGAGCCGGGAGGGCCGTAGTTCTTGAGCAGGTCGACGTAGAAGTTGATGGAGTCCTTCCAAGGCTTGCTCTCCAACTGGGGTTTCCAGCTGGTGTCAAACCACTGGCCGCCGTTGGTGTTTACCAGCGTGGTCAAGAACGCCATGTTGTCGCCCCAGCCCGGCTTGCCGCGCAGGCAGATGCCGTACACGCCATTCTTGGGGTCGTGGATCTTGGCGGCCAAGGCCTTGATGTCGGTCCAGGTGGGCTTGTCTGCCACTTTGATGCCGGCCTTGTCAGCGAGGTCCTTGCGGTACATCAGCATCGAGGATTCGCCGTAGAAAGGCACCGCAAACATCTTGCCGTCCACGCTCAAACCGTT from the Rhodoferax potami genome contains:
- a CDS encoding SDR family oxidoreductase, with the protein product MSAVMTPHPQQPLHGQVAAVTGAASGIGFASANAMVQAGARVVLIDRDRNALDKACATLGPQAVPLVLDLLDRDQCASLLTQVLALEGRLDVFHANAGLYVGGDLVDNDPDAIDRMLNLNVNVVMKNVHNVLPHMIARGSGDIIVTSSLAAHFPTPWEPVYASSKWAIDCFVQTVRRQVFKHGLRVGSISPGPVITSLLSDWPADKLAEAKAKGSLLEASEVADVVIFMLTRPRGMTIRDVVMMPTQFDL
- a CDS encoding ABC transporter ATP-binding protein, which codes for MSYLQLSGVEKLFGEHRVIKGIDLAIKQGEFVVFVGPSGCGKSTLLRLIAGLETIDGGSLQLDGRDITHQPSSKRDLAMVFQSYALYPHMSVFENMSFALKLANVDPAIIKDKVDRAAKILNLTNYLQRTPKELSGGQRQRVAIGRAIVRAPKVFLFDEPLSNLDAALRGQTRIEIAKLHRDLGATTIYVTHDQVEAMTLADRVVVLRDGNIEQVGTPLELYDRPANQFVAQFIGTPQMNVVEAAKLPSVTTVAGVQVPALGSIGLRPESITLVPAGEGAIQAKVELIEALGAETLIYVTTQSGAQLVARLNTRTELHVGGDVGVQIDADAAHLFDANGRVVAAGAL
- a CDS encoding carbohydrate ABC transporter permease; the protein is MTHAKSFPWLHWLRTVVAWLVTLLLFFPLGWLVLTAFKTELQAISVPPLVLFTPTLENFQIVQERSDYMLYATNSLITSVASTILGLMLAFPAAYAMAFFKGKYTKDILMWMLSTKMMPAVGALVPVYVMAQTSGLLDTRTGLVIVFTLSNLPIMVWMLYSYLKEIPNEILEASRMDGATLWSEFRYVLLPLTMGGLASTGLLTLVLSWNEAFWSLNLSAAKAGTLATLIASYSSPEGLFWAKLSAASFMAIGPIVVFGWFSQKQLVQGLTFGAVK
- a CDS encoding carbohydrate ABC transporter permease codes for the protein MNRFIPRALMAPAVITLFLWMIVPLVMTIYFSVIRYNLMQPDQTGFIGLENFEYFVTDPSFGTAVLNTLLLLGSVILITVVLGSLIALLIDDPFPGRGLVRILLISPFFVMPTVNALLWKHMMMNPIYGVLAQVWLFFGGTPVDWLTDLPLLSVIIIVSWQWLPFATLIFITSLQSMNREQLEASRMDGANYLQQLRYLYLPHMARSVAVVVMIEMIFLLSVFAEIYTTTGGGPGDASTNVAFLIFKQALLNFDAGVASAGALFAVVLANIAAVFLIRMVGKNLDK
- a CDS encoding ABC transporter substrate-binding protein, which gives rise to MKLKASLALAFGLVASAAFAQTELVVATVNNGHMVEMQKLSKNFETANPDIKLKWVTLEEGVLRQRVTTDIATKGGQFDVMTIGMYETPIWGKKGWLQELKTDAKYDADDILPAMRNGLSVDGKMFAVPFYGESSMLMYRKDLADKAGIKVADKPTWTDIKALAAKIHDPKNGVYGICLRGKPGWGDNMAFLTTLVNTNGGQWFDTSWKPQLESKPWKDSINFYVDLLKNYGPPGSSANSFNEILALYNEGKCGMWIDATIAASFITDPKQSKVADKVAFAQAPTAVTPKGANWLWAWALAIPAGSKKVDAATKFVTWATSKEYIELVAKTNGWAHVPTGTRKSTYANAEFMKAAKFAAAEKAAIDSANPNDSTLPKSPYVGVQFAAIPEFQAIGATVGQEMSAALAGKKSVDAALKASQVAAEREMKKAGYYK